Proteins encoded together in one Psilocybe cubensis strain MGC-MH-2018 chromosome 8, whole genome shotgun sequence window:
- a CDS encoding Bypass of stop codon protein 6 produces MSNMCIESTHEKRTSPPMCPGTHPSPQNSVDSTVPDCDIVQNLDGISEQKDVEVGLYLPSLSPTFVDITELSTAGTESEKTLTEASEYTLQNSSATGSVENAHYASIYDLPPLDSITTTGKLSKIQKRNGMLQFASLCYCIWLAGWNDGTTGPLLPRLQEHYNVGFSVVSMIFVGGCFGFITGAALNIWLNDRLGLGKILVLGSCCQLLGYAIIAPAPPFPLLICAYFIVGFGMSFQNAQANGFVGSLDKNMTTKLGVMHGSYGLGALTSPFASTYFSRFPDHRWAYQFIFSAVFATINVIAVILVFRFRRQEEVLLDAGQKSPTNSECNPQRHGNTYRQIFTLKCVPLLAAFAVIYIGVEVTFGGWSVTFVIHERGGGPSSGYISSGFFGGLTLGRVGLMWLNKMVGEHRVIILYSLIAIGLDLTVWLVPSIYENAVAVSLIGLVLGPMFPVFVSHMTHILPPHLLTACIGIITGIGVAGSAALPFITGVLASKFGIGALQPLMISMMVVMVLLWICVPTSVRRMESV; encoded by the exons atgtcaaATATGTGTATAGAATCTACACATGAAAAGCGGACTTCTCCTCCCATGTGCCCTGGAACTCATCCTTCACCCCAAAATAGTGTCGATTCCACTGTCCCCGACTGCGACATCGTTCAAAACCTTGACGGGATCTCCGAACAAAAAGACGTAGAAGTTGGGTTATATCTTCCATCTCTCAGTCCGACTTTTGTCGACATAACAGAACTCTCAACTGCGGGCACCGAGTCTGAGAAAACCCTCACTGAAGCTTCCGAGTACACCTTGCAGAATTCCAGTGCCACTGGATCCGTCGAAAACGCTCATTATGCGTCCATCTACGACCTCCCTCCATTAGATTCTATAACGACGACAGGGAAGCtttcaaaaattcaaaaacgCAATGGCATGTTACAGTTTGCATCATTGTGCTATTGTATCTGGTTAGCAGGCTGGAACGATGGCACGACGGGGCCGCTCCTCCCCAGGCTGCAGGAGCATTACAAT GTAGGATTTTCGGTTGTGTCCATGATATTTGTTGGAGGCTGTTTC GGATTCATAACTGGAGCTGCGCTGAACATTTGGCTTAACGACCGTCTGGGTCTCGGAAAG ATACTTGTTCTGGGCTCATGTTGTCAACTTCTTGGCTACGCTATCATCGCTCCTGCCCCTCCGTTTCCTCTCTTAATATGCGCCTATTTCATTGTTGGCTTTGGTATGTCTTTTCAG AACGCTCAAGCTAATGGATTTGTCGGAAGCTTGGATAAGAACATGACAACCAAACTCGGAGTGATGCATGGCTCCTATG GACTGGGGGCGCTTACTTCACCATTTGCTTCTACGTATTTTTCAAGATTCCCAGATCACAGATGGGCTTACCAGTTCATTTTCTCCGCGGTATTTGCTACGATAAACGTTATTGCTGTGATCCTTGTTTTCAGGTTTCGGAGACAGGAAG AGGTACTTTTAGACGCTGGCCAAAAGTCTCCCACAAATTCCGAGTGCAATCCACAGCGACATGGAAATACGTACAGGCAGATTTTTACCTTGAAATGTGTTCCCCTTCTTGCTGCCTTTGCTGTGATATACATTGGAGTTGAAGTCACTTTTGGAG GTTGGAGTGTAACGTTTGTCATTCATGAACGTGGAGGGGGACCAAGCTCTGGTTATATCTCGTCCGGATTTTTTGGTG GTCTAACGCTGGGCAGAGTTGGTTTGATGTGGCTCAACAAAATGGTCGGAGAGCATCGTGTGATTATTCTATACTCTTTAATTGCTATTGG CCTCGACCTGACAGTTTGGCTCGTCCCATCGATCTACGAAAACGCTGTGGCA GTTTCTCTCATTGGTCTCGTTCTCGGCCCCATGTTTCCCGTATTCGTGTCGCATATGACCCATATTCTTCCCCCCCATCTCCTCACGGCATGCATAGGGATCATCACGGGTATCGGTGTCGCAGGATCCGCCGCGTTACCTTTCATCACAGGTGTTCTGGCTTCAAAGTTTGGAATTGGTGCTTTGCAACCCCT GATGATATCTATGATGGTAGTTATGGTTCTTCTATGGATATGTGTGCCCACCAGCGTTCGGCGGATGGAATCGGTGTGA
- a CDS encoding glutamine--fructose-6-phosphate transaminase (isomerizing), which translates to MCGIFGYCSYLKEKSRKEVLEVLAAGLARQEYRGYDSAGLCIDSDKAGDVIYFKEVGKVAGLRKKIAASDTNMNKTFISQVSIAHTRWATHGIPSERNCHPVRSDPNSDFVVVHNGIVTNSAELRLVLQKRGYKFETETDTEAVAILTKYVYDSHSDKELTFTGLIKAVLKELEGSFAFVFKSRHYPNEVVTARRGSPLLIGVKTDKKLKVDFVDVEFAGQDKSENIESMQTNSLLAVPHANPKVLRTQSRAFMSEDGLPQPIEFFIASDAAAIVEHTKRVLYLEDDDIAHIAEGELHIHRMRRKEDGDQTPSQIAATRTIETLELEIAAIMKGKFDTFMQKEIYEQPESVVNTMRGRVNFDANKITLGGLRAYLPIMRRCRRMVFIACGTSYHSCLATRAIFEELTEIPVSVELASDFLDRKTPIFRDDVVVFLSQSGETADTILALRYCVDRGALCVGVVNTVGSTLSRETHCGVHINAGPEVGVASTKAYTSQYVALLMIALQLSEDRISFTERRNQIIDGLHALPGQIKKVLELDGALQQLAATVAQNKSLLLMGRGYQYATCLEGALKIKEISYMHSEGILAGELKHGPLALVDENMPVIIIMTQDSLYPKVQSAFAQITARKAQPIVLCNEGDEGIAAGVKTIRVPKTVDCLQGLLNIIPLQILSYHLAVKNGCDVDFPRNLAKSVTVE; encoded by the exons ATGTGTGGAATCTTTGGATACTGCAGCTACTTGAAGGAAAAG AGCCGCAAGGAGGTTCTTGAGGTCCTCGCAGCTGGTCTCGCCCGCCAGGAATACCGTGGATACGACTCCGCTGGTCTCTGTATCGACAGTGACAAGGCTGGAGATGTCATCTACTTCAAGGAAGTCGGCAAGGTCGCCGGTCTCCGCAAGAAAATCGCTGCCTCCGACACGAACATGAACAAGACCTTCATTTCTCAAGTCTCTATTGCCCACACTCGATGGGCCACCCACGGTATCCCCTCTGAGAGAAACTGCCACCCTGTCCGCTCAGATCCCAACTCTGATTTCGTCGTTGTGCACAACGGCATCGTTACCAACAGCGCTGAGCTGCGCCTTGTTCTGCAAAAGCGTGGCTACAAATTCGAAACCGAGACCGACACCGAGGCAGTCGCCATTCTCACTAAATACGTTTACGATTCGCACAGCGACAAGGAACTGACCTTCACTGGTCTGATCAAGGCTGTCTTGAAGGAATTGGAGGGTTCCTTTGCCTTCGTCTTCAAGTCGCGTCACTACCCCAATGAGGTGGTAACTGCTCGCCGCGGTTCCCCCCTCTTGATCGGTGTTAAGACCGACAAGAAACTGAAGGTCGATTTCGTTGATGTTGAATTCGCTGGTCAAGACAAGAGTGAGAACATTGAATCAA TGCAAACCAACTCTCTCCTCGCCGTACCTCATGCCAACCCCAAGGTTTTGCGCACTCAGAGTCGCGCATTCATGTCCGAGGATGGTCTCCCTCAACCCATCGAATTCTTCATCGCCTCCGACGCTGCTGCCATTGTCGAGCACACCAAGCGCGTCCTCTACCTCGAAGATGATGACATTGCCCACATTGCCGAGGGTGAACTCCACATCCACCGCATGAGGCGCAAGGAGGATGGCGACCAGACCCCTAGCCAAATCGCCGCTACCCGTACCATCGAGACCCTCGAGCTCGAGATCGCTGCTATTATGAAAGGCAAATTCGACACCTTCATGCAGAAGGAGATCTATGAACAGCCCGAGTCCGTGGTCAACACAATGCGTGGTCGTGTCAACTTTGATGCCAACAAGATCACCCTCGGTGGACTCCGCGCATATCTGCCCATCATGCGCCGCTGCAGGCGTATGGTGTTCATTGCGTGCGGAACGAGTTATCACTCGTGCTTGGCCACCCGCGCTATCTTCGAGGAGCTTACCGAAATCCCGGTCAGCGTTGAGCTTGCAAGTGACTTTTTGGACCGCAAGACTCCCATTTTCAGGGACGATGTCGTGGTGTTCCTGAGCCAGAGCGGAGAGACTGCGGATACTATCCTTGCGTTGAGATACTGCGTTGACAGGGGTGCCCTGTGCGTTGGTGTCGTTAACACTGTCGGCTCGACTTTGTCTCGTGAGACCCACTGTGGTGTCCACATCAACGCTGGACCTGAAGTCGGTGTTGCTTCTACCAAG GCCTACACTTCTCAATACGTCGCCCTCTTGATGATCGCTCTCCAACTCTCTGAGGATCGCATCTCCTTCACTGAGCGCAGGAACCAGATCATTGACGGACTCCACGCTCTTCCTGGTCAGATCAAGAAGGTCCTTGAGCTTGACGGCGCATTGCAGCAGCTCGCTGCCACTGTTGCCCAGAACAAGAGTCTCTTGCTCATGGGCAGAGGGTATCA ATATGCTACCTGCCTCGAGGGTGCCCTGAAGATCAAGGAAATCAGCTACATGCACTCGGAAG GTATCCTTGCCGGCGAGCTGAAACACGGTCCCCTCGCCCTCGTTGACGAAAACATGCCCGtgatcatcatcatgacACAAGACTCGCTTTACCCCAAGGTACAATCGGCGTTTGCCCAGATCACAGCACGCAAGGCCCAACCCATTGTGCTGTGCAACGAGGGTGACGAGGGTATTGCTGCCGGTGTGAAGACTATCCGGGTGCCCAAGACCGTGGATTGCTTGCAGGGCCTTTTGAACATCATCCCGCTCCAGATTCTGAGCTACCATTTGGCGGTCAAGAATGGATGCGATGTTGATTTCCCTCGTAACTT GGCAAAATCTGTGACTGTCGAGTAA
- a CDS encoding PITH domain-containing protein (PITH domain-containing protein CG6153), which translates to MNYGFYRKRKQMMRGEVSLAQKRKSLIISTGQSVPNLLTTTTMASNESETANNSLSSDLAGTDASNLFRVIDRDNVHGLNLTVPEDAKEVIKPWDEREETTKFIESNVDDQLIIHIPFTQNVRIKSVLIKLGRGEVTPRHLRIYTNHNHIVDFADTENTKPQLNISLLEGETRVVEYPLRVASFVSVHSLSLFFSDSIGGDVSRLYYLGFKGDMRSVKREANSRLEVPAPNAADAPLTERASHKASGMQTTAR; encoded by the exons ATGAATTATGGTTTCTACCGAAAGCGAAAGCAGATGATGCGAGGCGAGGTAAGTTTGGCTCAAAAAAGGAAATCACTCATCATCTCCACCGGTCAGTCCGTTCCAAACTTGCTTACTACCACCACAATGGCTTCAAACGAATCAGAAACCGCGAACAACTCCCTATCTTCTGACCTGGCTGGAACTGACGCGTCTAATTTGTTTCGGGTCATCGACAGAGACAA CGTACACGGCCTTAACCTCACCGTTCCTGAGGATGCAAAGGAAGTCATCAAACCATGGGATGAACGAGAGGAGACGACAAAGTTCATCGAGTCCAATGTAGACGATCAG CTTATCATCCACATTCCATTCACCCAAAATGTACGCATAAAATCGGTGCTCATCAAGCTTG GCAGGGGTGAGGTGACGCCGCGTCACCTGCGCATCTAcaccaaccacaaccacatcGTCGACTTTGCCGACACCGAGAACACCAAGCCCCAGCTCAACATCAGCCTGTTGGAGGGAGAGACGCGTGTCGTCGAGTACCCACTGCGCGTTGCGTCCTTCGTCAGCGTGCATTCACTATCGCTCTTCTTC AGCGACTCGATAGGCGGCGACGTCTCCCGATTATACTACCTCGGCTTCAAAGGCGACATGCGCTCCGTCAAGCGCGAAGCAAACTCCCGTCTTGAGGTTCCCGCGCCCAACGCAGCAGACGCCCCGCTCACAGAACGCGCATCGCATAAAGCATCGGGAATGCAGACGACGGCGCGGTAG
- a CDS encoding Uracil permease, producing MGILEKLEVPHAPGLTYSQMFLSNNDLVPVPPEERKWKARNFVSFWIADSFNVNTWMIVSSMVQLKLSWWQAWLCVWLGYGIVAPFIVLNARPGAIFHVTFPVVARTSFGLYGSLWCTFNRGVMACIWYGVQASIGGDCVKVMLRAMWPSVNDIPNHLPASSGTTTRDFMCFFLFWLISLPAIWFPIHQIRHLFTLKSIVTPIAGITFFIWCIVKAKGVGPIISRPSEIHGSELGWAMVVSLMSCISNMATLVTNAPDFASRATTPSAALWPQFFSVPISFSVVSFLGIIVSSSSENIYGEAIWSPIDLLGKFLDDGPSSATRFGVWFISFAFIIAQLGTNISANSISAGCDLTSLLPRFINIRRGGYIAAIVGLCMLPWNLLKSSSSFTSYLSAYSVFLSSIAGVMITEYYVIRRGHYNVADLYDAHKGGWYKYTYGINFRAYAAYIAGILINVVGFAGATGRTVPLAATRIYQMSFFTGFGVSALIYIILNKIFPVPGVYTKFEEIDVSGMVYDEHSPEHDSRQNDSEHDTASASEIDSKDSKSKI from the exons ATGGGAATTCTCGAGAAGCTTGAGGTGCCTCATGCACCTGGGTTGACGTACTCTCAGATGTTTTTGAGT AACAATGATTTGGTTCCGGTACCTCCAGAGGAGAGGAAATGGAAAGCCAGAAATTTTGTATCTTT CTGGATCGCTGATTCGTTTAATGTTAATAC TTGGATGATTGTTTCATCGATGGTTCAGTTAAAGCTGTCCTGGTGGCAAGCCTGGCTATGCGTATGGCTCGGCTACGGCATCGTTGCGCCTTTCATTGTGTTAAACGCCCGGCCTGGTGCAATCTTCCATGTCACGTTCCCTGTCGTTGCCCGCACGAGCTTTGGATTATATGGGAGTTTGTGGTGTACATTCAACCGCGGTGTCATGGCCTG TATCTGGTACGGTGTCCAGGCGAGTATCGGTGGAGACTGCGTCAAAGTGATGCTCCGGGCAATGTGGCCTAGTGTGAACGATATTC CCAACCACCTGCCTGCATCTTCTGGAACGACGACACGCGACTTTATGTGTTTTTTCCTGTTCTGGTTGATTTCATTGCCTGCTATTTGGTTCCCAATTCATCAAAT CCGCCACTTGTTCACTCTCAAATCGATTGTTACACCGATTGCAGGCATCACTTTCTTCATTTGGTGTATCGTGAAGGCGAAGGGCGTCGGTCCTATTATCTCTCGTCCTTCTGAAATCCATGGCTCGGAGCTGGGATGGGCGATGGTCGTCAGTCTCATGTCGTGCATCAGCAACATGGCTACTCTTGTCAC CAATGCTCCCGATTTTGCGTCTCGTGCCACTACTCCATCGGCAGCGCTCTGGCCTCAGTTCTTTTCTGTGCCAATCTCGTTCTCGGTGGTCAGTTTCCTCGGAATTATCGTCAGTTCCTCCTCCGAGAACATTTATGGTGAAGCCATTTGGTCGCCCATTGACCTTCTTGGGAAATTTTTGGATGATGGTCCGTCCAGCGCAACACGCTTTGGT GTCTGGTTCATCTCTTTTGCATTCATTATTGCGCAGTTGGGAACCAATATCTCTGCTAATTCGATCAGTGCTGGATGTGATTTGACATCTCTCTTGCCCCGTTTCATT AATATCCGCCGTGGTGGATACATCGCTGCTATTGTTGGACTTTGCATGCTTCCATGGAATCTTCTAaagagcagcagcagctttACCTCGTACCTCTCTGCGTACTCTGTCTTCCTGAGCTCTATTGCTGGTGTCATG ATCACGGAATACTACGTGATCCGCCGTGGCCATTACAATGTCGCGGACCTCTACGACGCGCATAAGGGTGGATGGTATAAATATACCTATGGAATTAACTTCCG TGCTTATGCAGCATATATCGCTGGCATTCTCATCAACGTCGTTGGCTTCGCCGGTGCTA CCGGCAGAACCGTACCTTTGGCAGCTACACGGATCTACCAGATGTCCTTCTTCACAGGCTTTGGCGTGTCAGCGCTGATTTATATCATCCTCAACAAAATTTTCCCTGTGCCAGGGGTGTACACGAAATTCGAAGAAATTGACGTTTCCGGCATGGTATACGACGAACACAGTCCGGAACATGACTCTAGACAAAATGATTCCGAACACGACACTGCAAGTGCGAGCGAAATCGACTCGAAAGATAGTAAAAGCAAGATTTGA
- a CDS encoding Putative 6-phosphofructo-2-kinase (Putative 6-phosphofructo-2-kinase/fructose-2,6-bisphosphatase YLR345W) — MVAPLYTTASGLLFHAGKILVITIGLPARGKTHISRALERYLRWMGVKTQVVSLGDYRRKTLGGAQKLPPDYFTHGEKSPETDALRKKVQNGCEKLIWDYFESGGQVVIYDANNGTRAARHALAEKFDKAGIHVVLLESLCDNKEIIETNIRNVKISSPDYKGWDPDLAVQDYYTRIRGHEEYYETVEERTWPYIKIINVGEKIILNDIQGYLQSRIVFFLMNIHNRFRTIYFARSGQSLIEHSYKADSDLSPAGWEYAERLKDFVLERRAKSLEQRGIDPSERKLVIWTSTRRRAHHTAWPFVASTSSSSQLSQSSIPPHIPVDTIETLKESPELLSTSPDSILPSEPLSRGPPMPTTAPVKKSPPLPSQIKIVEKPQMLEINPGIWDGLSPEQAKKYYPEDWDRFTKDPYSYRAPRAESYHDLSVRIEPILIELEREQEDLLIIGHASVIRCLLAYLIGLPASEIPAIEIARGDLLEVVPASYGVHSHAFHFWDGPGRRGEGDHDIGKDANNFYENYAESTKGKRKVAVEEAHGHELAAGAQNGGVDVDKTPVVEKKAFVPDTPTINVVRLDLGA; from the exons ATGGTCGCCCCTCTCTACACCACCGCCTCTGGGCTCCTGTTTCACGCAGGTAAGATCCTGGTTATCACCATCGGACTTCCAGCAAGAGGAAAGACCCACATATCGCGCGCGCTCGAGCGGTACCTGCGTTGGATGGGCGTCAAAACCCAGGTCGTCTCTCTGGGCGACTACCGACGCAAGACGCTTGGCGGCGCACAGAAGCTGCCCCCCGACTACTTCACGCACG GTGAGAAGAGTCCTGAGACGGACGCGCTGAGGAAGAAGGTTCAGAATGGGTGCGAGAAGCTGATTTGGGATTACTTTGAAAGCGGAGGACAGGTTGTTATCTACGACGCGAATAACGGCACTAGAGCGGCGCGTCATGCTCTTGCGGAGAAATTCGACAAAGCAGGCATACACGTTGTATTGCTCG AATCGTTGTGCGATAATAAGGAAATCATCGAGACGAATATCCGGAATGTGAAGATATCATCTCCAGAT TACAAAGGCTGGGACCCAGATCTCGCTGTCCAAGATTACTACACACGAATTCGCGGGCACGAGGAATACTACGAGACAGTTGAAGAGCGCACTTGGCCATACATCAAGATTATCAAC GTCGGAGAGAAGATCATCTTAAAT GACATCCAAGGATATCTTCAA TCGCGCATCGTTTTCTTCCTCATGAACATCCACAACAGATTCCGTACCATTTACTTTGCACGA TCTGGCCAATCTCTAATTGAACATTCATACAAAGCTGACTCCGACCTTTCGCCCGCTGGATGGGAGTACGCGGAAAGACTTAAGGACTTCGTTCTCGAACGACGCGCAAAGAGCCTCGAACAGAGAGGAATTGATCCTTCGGAGAGGAAATTAGTG ATCTGGACCTCGACACGGAGACGCGCACACCACACCGCATGGCCTTTCGTCGCCTCgacctcctcgtcttctcAACTTTCTCAGTCTTCCATTCCGCCGCACATTCCTGTGGATACTATTGAAACGCTCAAAGAATCTCCAGAGCTCCTATCCACCTCGCCCGACTCGATCCTTCCATCCGAACCTCTCTCCCGAGGACCACCGATGCCTACTACTGCTCCAGTGAAGAAATCACCACCTTTGCCTTCTCAGATCAAGATTGTCGAGAAGCCGCAGATGCTCGAGATCAATCCCGGGATTTGGGATGGTCTGAGCCCTGAGCAGGCGAAGAAGTATTATCCTGAGGATTGGGATAGATTCACGAAAGACCCCTATTCATACAGAGCTCCAAGAGCAGAGAGTTATCACGATCTAAGTG TTAGAATAGAGCCTATACTAATTGAGCTGGAGCGGGAACAAGAAGATCTCCTCATCATTGGACACGCGTCCGTCATCCGCTGCCTGCTCGCGTACCTCATCGGGCTGCCCGCGTCCGAAATTCCCGCCATCGAGATTGCGCGCGGCGACCTGCTCGAAGTCGTGCCGGCCTCATACGGCGTGCACAGTCATGCGTTCCACTTCTGGGACGGCCCAGGGCGCCGCGGGGAGGGCGACCACGATATCGGTAAGGACGCGAACAACTTTTATGAGAATTACGCGGAGAGTACCAAGGGGAAGCGCAAGGTCGCGGTAGAGGAGGCACACGGGCACGAGCTTGCGGCCGGTGCGCAGAATGGAGGTGTCGACGTGGACAAGACGCCCGTAGTTGAGAAGAAGGCATTTGTGCCAGACACGCCGACGATTAACGTCGTGCGGTTAGATCTAGGAGcgtaa
- a CDS encoding mRNA export protein mlo3: MLAAQDERFKNGRVASYHTPKRQVLGNRAGHTAPAWKANAASVSGHGINGGPARAKSVTETGSRIFISMLPVDVGEKEVEELFRITVGPLKESFLVYNSQGRSKGMAVVAFQRPGDAMVARAKYDGKFVDGRRPIRIEILTDGSHLTQAAAKPSPPSLIDRLSPPSPVQQAQLNGTAASHPKTTASIPSGPRPTKKANPPIAQAASAKAIPIPPRKLKTKKGPKRLKKRVVTVDDLDKEMEDYRAAAPGFEE; this comes from the exons ATGTTGGCAGCCCAAGATGAGCGCTTCAAAAACGGTCGCGTTGCATCTTACCACACGCCCAAGCGTCAAGTTTTGGGGAATCGCGCCGGGCATACAGCGCCGGCCTGGAAAGCAAACGCAGCCAGCGTTTCTGGACACGGTATAAACGGTGGACCAGCAAGAGCCAAGTCTGTGACGGAAACGGGGAGCAGAATCTTCATTAGCATGCTTCCGGTTGATGTCGGGGAAAAAGAGGTCGAG GAGCTTTTCCGGATAACTGTGGGGCCTCTCAAAGAGTCATTTCTGGTGTACAACTCTCAGGGGAGGTCGAAAGGCATGGCTGTAGTCGCGTTCCAGCGTCCAGGAGATGCTATGGTCGCTCGTGCAAAATACGACGGGAAGTTCGTGGATGGAC GTCGCCCTATCAGGATTGAGATCCTGACAGATGGCTCGCACCTAACACAAGCTGCGGCAAAACCTTCTCCACCCTCTCTCATTGATCGGCTTTCTCCCCCTTCTCCAGTCCAGCAAGCCCAACTGAACGGCACTGCTGCTTCACACCCGAAAACCACCGCGTCTATCCCATC CGGACCGCGTCCCACCAAGAAGGCAAATCCTCCAATTGCCCAGGCAGCTAGCGCAAAAGCAATCCCGATACCACCACGGAAGTTGAAAACGAAGAAAGGCCCCAAACGGTTGAAAAAGCGAGTAGTGACGGTGGATGACCTCGACAAAGAAATGGAGGATTACCGAGCTGCCGCTCCAGGGTTTGAGGAATAA